A genomic stretch from Spongiibacter nanhainus includes:
- a CDS encoding GatB/YqeY domain-containing protein — MAQTLKKEISEAMKSAMRAKEKSRLAAIRLILSEIKRIEVDERIEVDDERVLAVLDKMCKQRRDSISQYEGANRQDLADQERFEMEVIQTFMPAPLSEAELTTLIDKAISDSGADSMKAMGQVMGLLKPQLQGRADMAEVSKLIKARLQG, encoded by the coding sequence ATGGCCCAGACCCTCAAAAAAGAAATCAGCGAGGCGATGAAGTCCGCCATGCGGGCCAAGGAAAAGTCACGCCTGGCCGCCATTCGTCTGATTCTCTCGGAGATCAAGCGTATTGAAGTCGATGAACGCATCGAAGTCGACGACGAACGCGTACTGGCTGTGCTGGATAAAATGTGCAAACAGCGCCGGGACTCCATCAGCCAGTACGAAGGCGCAAACCGCCAGGACTTAGCAGACCAAGAGCGCTTTGAGATGGAGGTCATCCAAACCTTCATGCCCGCGCCGCTGAGCGAAGCCGAACTCACCACCTTGATCGACAAAGCCATTAGCGACAGTGGCGCAGACTCCATGAAAGCCATGGGCCAGGTGATGGGTCTGCTCAAGCCTCAGTTACAAGGGCGGGCTGATATGGCAGAGGTCAGCAAACTGATCAAGGCCCGCCTGCAAGGCTAA
- the rpsU gene encoding 30S ribosomal protein S21 encodes MPSVKIKENEPFDVALRRFKRSCEKAGILAEVRRREHYEKPTSVRKRQAAAAVKRHAKKVSREMKKQQRLY; translated from the coding sequence ATGCCTTCAGTGAAGATCAAAGAAAACGAGCCATTTGACGTAGCACTGCGTCGCTTCAAGCGCTCCTGCGAAAAAGCCGGCATCCTGGCCGAAGTTCGTCGTCGCGAGCACTACGAGAAGCCCACGTCAGTGCGCAAGCGTCAGGCAGCGGCCGCGGTTAAGCGCCACGCCAAAAAAGTGTCTCGTGAAATGAAGAAGCAGCAGCGCCTCTACTAA
- the tsaD gene encoding tRNA (adenosine(37)-N6)-threonylcarbamoyltransferase complex transferase subunit TsaD, which produces MRVLGLETSCDETGVAIYDSERGLLADALYSQVALHAEFGGVVPELASRDHVRKLLPLVQQVMDDAGLQATDLDGVAFTEGPGLAGALMVGACAGRAMAYGWGVPAIGVHHMEGHLLAPMLEADPPAFPFVALLVSGGHTQLVRVDGIGRYTMLGESLDDAAGEAFDKAAKMLELGYPGGPQVAALADKGDTGRFTFPRPMVNRPGLDFSFSGLKTFTLNTIDACRSGGELSDRDRADIAAAFQEAVVDTLVIKCTRALKQEQLQRLVIAGGVSANTALRQRLEAKLAQIGGRVYYPSLAYCTDNGAMIAYAGCQRLLSGQHSDLEVAVRPRWPMTELSPVEVEEGRC; this is translated from the coding sequence GTGCGGGTACTGGGACTGGAAACCTCCTGTGATGAGACCGGCGTCGCCATTTACGACAGTGAGCGCGGTTTACTGGCCGATGCCCTGTACAGCCAGGTGGCGTTGCACGCGGAGTTTGGCGGTGTGGTGCCAGAGTTGGCCTCCCGGGATCACGTGCGCAAATTGCTGCCCCTGGTACAGCAAGTCATGGACGACGCGGGCTTGCAGGCAACTGATCTTGACGGAGTGGCCTTTACCGAGGGGCCGGGACTGGCCGGCGCGCTGATGGTGGGCGCCTGTGCAGGCCGGGCCATGGCCTACGGCTGGGGCGTGCCGGCTATCGGCGTACACCACATGGAGGGGCACTTACTGGCACCGATGCTGGAAGCCGATCCGCCCGCCTTCCCCTTTGTGGCATTGCTGGTGTCCGGTGGGCATACCCAACTGGTGCGGGTCGACGGCATCGGTCGTTATACCATGCTGGGAGAGTCTCTGGACGACGCCGCTGGCGAGGCCTTCGATAAGGCCGCCAAAATGTTGGAGTTAGGTTACCCCGGCGGCCCCCAGGTGGCGGCATTGGCCGACAAAGGCGATACCGGACGTTTCACCTTCCCTCGGCCGATGGTGAACCGCCCTGGCCTGGATTTTAGTTTTAGCGGTTTAAAGACCTTTACCCTGAATACCATCGATGCCTGCCGCAGCGGTGGCGAGCTGAGCGATCGGGATCGCGCCGATATTGCCGCTGCCTTTCAAGAGGCCGTGGTGGATACCTTGGTGATCAAATGCACCCGGGCGCTTAAACAGGAACAGTTGCAGCGCCTGGTCATTGCCGGCGGTGTCAGTGCCAACACGGCGCTGCGCCAGCGTTTGGAAGCCAAGCTCGCGCAAATTGGCGGGCGGGTGTACTACCCCAGCTTGGCCTATTGCACCGACAACGGTGCGATGATCGCCTACGCCGGCTGCCAGCGCCTGTTGTCTGGCCAGCACAGTGATCTTGAAGTGGCAGTGCGGCCACGGTGGCCGATGACGGAGCTGAGCCCGGTGGAAGTCGAAGAGGGCCGTTGCTAA
- the folB gene encoding dihydroneopterin aldolase — MDTVFIRGLRIETLIGIHDYERQGRQPIVLDIEMAWDNRPAAQGDDIALTLDYQKVSERLIDYVGSSECLLVETLAERCADLLREEFAIPWLRLRLSKPDAIDAADAVGVDIERGQR, encoded by the coding sequence ATGGATACCGTCTTTATTCGCGGCTTGCGCATCGAGACCTTGATCGGTATTCACGACTACGAGCGCCAGGGGCGACAGCCCATCGTGTTGGATATCGAGATGGCTTGGGACAATCGCCCTGCAGCTCAGGGAGACGATATCGCCCTGACGCTGGACTATCAAAAGGTCAGTGAACGCCTGATTGATTATGTTGGCAGCAGTGAGTGTTTGCTGGTGGAAACTCTGGCGGAGCGTTGCGCTGACTTGCTGCGTGAGGAGTTTGCCATTCCCTGGTTGCGGCTCCGGCTCAGTAAGCCGGATGCCATCGACGCCGCCGATGCCGTAGGCGTAGACATCGAACGGGGGCAGCGGTAG
- a CDS encoding multifunctional CCA tRNA nucleotidyl transferase/2'3'-cyclic phosphodiesterase/2'nucleotidase/phosphatase has product MQTYLVGGAVRDQLLDYPYHERDWVVVGATPQDLLDQGYQQVGKDFPVFLHPESKEEYALARKERKSGTGYHGFICDFGPEVTLEEDLQRRDLTINAMAQDTEGHIVDPYGGQRDLQQRRLRHVSEAFSEDPLRVLRVARFAARYKHLGFRVADDTLALMQHISASGELATLSAERLWVEMARALGERDPGEFFRVLKNCGALPALFDGWDTALSDALLSTLDQALDLGVEARFALSASDMGHSQCRSLCDRLKVPNQASNLALHCARLLPLCKLPDADEALAMLESLDYLRRPEVLGEFLQVARHRGLPSQAAETLARAADALRSITAQALMEQGYKGKALGEALREQRRDTLQRLLSR; this is encoded by the coding sequence ATGCAAACCTACCTTGTCGGCGGCGCAGTCCGCGACCAACTACTCGATTACCCCTACCACGAGCGGGACTGGGTGGTGGTAGGCGCGACTCCCCAGGACTTGCTGGATCAGGGCTACCAACAAGTCGGCAAGGACTTTCCGGTGTTTTTGCACCCTGAAAGCAAAGAGGAATATGCCCTGGCCCGCAAAGAGCGCAAATCCGGCACCGGCTATCATGGTTTTATCTGCGACTTTGGCCCGGAAGTGACGCTGGAGGAGGATCTACAGCGCCGGGACCTCACCATTAACGCCATGGCCCAGGATACAGAGGGGCACATTGTCGATCCCTACGGCGGGCAGCGCGACCTACAGCAGCGCCGCCTGCGCCATGTCTCCGAGGCCTTCTCAGAAGACCCTCTGCGGGTATTGAGGGTGGCCCGCTTTGCCGCCCGCTACAAACACCTCGGTTTTAGGGTGGCCGACGACACACTGGCGCTGATGCAGCATATTAGCGCCAGCGGCGAGCTGGCCACCCTATCGGCGGAACGGCTCTGGGTGGAGATGGCCCGCGCACTGGGTGAGCGAGACCCCGGTGAGTTTTTTCGGGTGCTGAAAAACTGCGGCGCCCTGCCCGCCCTGTTCGATGGTTGGGACACGGCGCTGTCCGACGCGTTACTTTCGACACTGGACCAGGCGCTGGACTTGGGCGTTGAGGCCCGCTTTGCCCTCAGCGCCAGCGATATGGGGCACAGCCAGTGTCGCTCTCTCTGCGACAGGCTCAAGGTCCCCAACCAAGCCAGCAATTTGGCGCTGCACTGCGCCCGCCTGCTGCCGCTTTGCAAGCTCCCCGATGCAGACGAGGCCTTAGCGATGTTGGAGTCGCTGGATTACCTGCGGCGGCCGGAAGTGCTGGGCGAATTTTTACAGGTTGCTCGCCATCGCGGATTGCCCAGCCAAGCGGCCGAGACCCTGGCCCGTGCCGCCGACGCCTTGCGGTCCATCACCGCCCAAGCACTAATGGAGCAGGGTTACAAAGGCAAAGCCCTGGGAGAGGCATTGCGGGAACAACGCCGGGATACCTTGCAGCGCCTGTTAAGCCGGTAG
- a CDS encoding symmetrical bis(5'-nucleosyl)-tetraphosphatase: MTRYAVGDLQGCLTPLKTLLERVNFDPAADQLWLVGDLVARGPDSLDTLRFLYPLRHSLRITLGNHDLHTLSLARSAVDHSPHPTVEALLKAPDCGELMDWLQQQALVHRDPAGDFIMSHAGIPPIWTSAQAVALSGEVQAVLQSPQANAFLSSMYGNQPDLWRDDLHGLERLRCITNYLTRMRICDADGRLNLKYKGELEGIPAPHRPWFEWQKPGERSETLIFGHWAALNGNTGRDDIIGLDTGCVWGNCMTLFNLETLERLRCDC; the protein is encoded by the coding sequence ATGACTCGCTACGCCGTCGGAGACCTGCAAGGCTGCCTGACTCCCCTTAAAACGCTACTGGAGCGCGTCAATTTTGACCCCGCCGCCGATCAACTTTGGCTGGTGGGGGACCTGGTGGCACGGGGTCCCGACTCGCTGGACACCCTGCGCTTTTTATACCCGCTGCGACACAGTCTGCGCATTACTCTGGGCAACCATGACCTGCACACATTGTCCCTGGCCCGCAGCGCCGTTGATCACTCCCCTCACCCCACCGTGGAAGCGCTGCTAAAGGCACCCGACTGCGGCGAACTGATGGATTGGCTGCAACAGCAAGCCCTGGTGCATCGCGACCCGGCCGGTGATTTCATTATGAGTCACGCCGGCATCCCGCCGATCTGGACTAGCGCCCAGGCGGTGGCTCTTAGTGGCGAAGTCCAGGCGGTGTTGCAATCGCCCCAGGCCAACGCTTTTCTGTCCAGCATGTACGGCAATCAGCCCGATTTATGGCGAGACGATCTCCACGGCCTTGAACGCCTGCGTTGCATCACCAATTACCTGACCCGCATGCGCATCTGTGATGCCGACGGGCGCCTGAATCTCAAATACAAAGGGGAGTTGGAGGGCATTCCCGCCCCCCATCGCCCCTGGTTTGAATGGCAGAAGCCGGGAGAGCGCAGCGAAACCCTGATCTTTGGTCACTGGGCGGCCCTCAACGGCAACACTGGACGGGACGACATAATCGGCCTGGATACCGGCTGCGTGTGGGGTAACTGCATGACCCTGTTCAACCTGGAGACCCTGGAGCGTCTGCGCTGCGACTGCTGA
- the apaG gene encoding Co2+/Mg2+ efflux protein ApaG — MTSTENSDESNVQVEVETQYLPDQSDPQGQRFAFAYTITIRNGGEEAVRLLNRHWIITDGDNQVQEVHGEGVVGKQPLIEPGESFSYTSGAVLDTAVGTMEGSYEMISASGRPFIAPIEVFSLVQPSALH, encoded by the coding sequence ATGACTTCAACTGAAAATAGTGATGAATCTAACGTCCAGGTCGAGGTAGAGACCCAATACCTACCCGACCAATCCGATCCACAAGGCCAGCGTTTTGCGTTTGCCTACACCATCACCATTCGCAACGGCGGCGAAGAGGCGGTGCGCTTGCTCAATCGCCACTGGATTATCACCGACGGTGACAATCAGGTGCAGGAAGTCCACGGCGAAGGCGTGGTGGGCAAGCAACCGCTGATCGAACCTGGCGAGTCCTTCAGCTACACCTCCGGCGCCGTGCTGGATACCGCCGTGGGCACCATGGAGGGCAGCTACGAAATGATCAGCGCCAGTGGCCGACCTTTTATTGCACCGATCGAGGTCTTTTCTCTGGTGCAACCTTCGGCGCTACACTGA
- the rsmA gene encoding 16S rRNA (adenine(1518)-N(6)/adenine(1519)-N(6))-dimethyltransferase RsmA: MTTHRARKRFGQNFLHDPGIIRRIVSAVAPKPGQRLLEIGPGQGAITASLLDSGARLDVIELDRDLVPILEDKFADRDNFHLHQGDALKFDIAELAGDTPLRVVGNLPYNISTPLIFHLLAAQGAIADMHFMLQKEVVDRLAAQPGSKTYGRLGVMAQYYCQVEGLFEVPPEAFSPRPKVQSAIVRLRPHDTLPYPTKDVATLQGIVRDSFGQRRKTLRNTLKNHISSEQLEALGISPTARPEQLALSDFVAIANAVYREQ; this comes from the coding sequence ATGACCACCCACCGCGCCCGTAAACGCTTTGGCCAAAACTTCCTCCACGATCCCGGCATTATTCGCCGTATCGTTTCAGCGGTTGCTCCCAAACCGGGGCAGCGTCTCCTTGAGATTGGCCCCGGCCAGGGCGCCATTACCGCATCGCTACTGGACAGCGGCGCCCGGCTCGATGTCATCGAGCTGGACCGGGATCTGGTGCCGATCCTGGAGGACAAATTTGCCGATCGCGACAACTTTCACCTCCACCAGGGGGATGCGTTAAAATTCGATATTGCCGAACTGGCCGGGGATACGCCACTGCGGGTGGTGGGCAATTTACCCTACAATATCTCCACACCGCTGATTTTCCACTTGCTGGCCGCCCAGGGCGCCATCGCTGACATGCACTTTATGCTGCAAAAGGAAGTGGTGGACCGCCTGGCCGCGCAGCCGGGCAGCAAGACGTATGGACGCCTGGGGGTAATGGCACAGTACTATTGCCAGGTCGAGGGGCTTTTCGAGGTACCGCCAGAGGCTTTTAGCCCCAGACCCAAGGTACAATCCGCCATCGTTCGTCTGCGCCCTCACGACACCTTGCCCTACCCGACGAAGGATGTGGCAACGTTGCAGGGCATCGTGCGAGACAGCTTTGGCCAACGCCGCAAAACCCTGCGCAATACATTAAAAAATCATATTAGCAGCGAGCAATTGGAAGCCCTGGGTATATCCCCCACTGCGCGACCGGAACAGCTGGCCCTATCCGATTTTGTCGCCATTGCCAACGCTGTGTATCGCGAACAATGA
- the pdxA gene encoding 4-hydroxythreonine-4-phosphate dehydrogenase PdxA, with amino-acid sequence MTPRIAVTPGEPAGVGPELLVKLAQQSWPAELVAVADPALLLERAKQLGLPLDCREVDFSAPPEAHTPGTLRCLSTALAAPAQAGKLDATNADYVLTTLRLATDACLAGHTQALVTGPVQKSIINDAGIAFSGHTEFLAQRCGVDKVVMMLATDELRVALVTTHLPLRAVADAIDDAELSRTLEILQDALQRDFGCDNPRTLVLGLNPHAGESGHLGREEIDIINPCLARYRQQGWQLEGPLPADTAFTPRHLERCDAVLAMYHDQGLPVLKYQGFGRAINITLGLPIVRTSVDHGTALDLAGSGRADTGSFEQALRTGIDMARARHRIPS; translated from the coding sequence ATGACTCCCCGTATTGCTGTCACTCCCGGCGAGCCCGCTGGTGTGGGCCCGGAGTTGCTGGTCAAACTGGCCCAGCAATCCTGGCCGGCGGAACTCGTCGCCGTTGCCGATCCAGCGCTGTTACTGGAGCGAGCCAAGCAGCTCGGCCTACCGCTGGATTGCCGTGAAGTGGATTTCTCAGCGCCGCCCGAGGCCCACACCCCCGGCACCCTGCGCTGCCTGAGCACAGCCCTGGCGGCCCCCGCGCAAGCCGGCAAACTCGACGCCACCAATGCCGACTATGTACTCACTACCCTAAGATTAGCCACTGACGCCTGCCTGGCTGGGCACACCCAGGCGCTGGTGACCGGTCCGGTACAAAAATCCATCATCAACGACGCCGGTATTGCCTTTAGTGGCCATACTGAGTTTCTTGCCCAGCGCTGCGGCGTAGACAAAGTCGTGATGATGCTGGCCACCGACGAATTGCGAGTGGCCCTGGTTACCACCCACCTGCCCCTGCGGGCGGTAGCAGACGCCATTGACGACGCCGAACTGAGCCGCACCCTGGAAATACTGCAGGATGCCCTGCAACGGGATTTTGGCTGCGACAATCCGCGCACTTTGGTGTTGGGGCTGAACCCCCACGCCGGCGAGAGCGGTCACCTGGGTCGCGAGGAAATCGACATTATCAACCCCTGCCTGGCGCGCTACCGCCAACAGGGGTGGCAGTTGGAGGGCCCCCTCCCCGCCGATACCGCCTTTACGCCCCGCCATCTGGAGCGCTGTGATGCGGTGCTGGCGATGTACCACGATCAGGGCCTGCCGGTACTGAAGTACCAGGGCTTTGGTCGCGCCATCAACATCACTCTGGGGCTGCCCATTGTGCGCACCTCAGTAGACCACGGCACGGCGCTGGATTTAGCCGGCAGCGGTCGCGCCGATACCGGCAGCTTTGAGCAGGCCCTGCGCACCGGCATCGATATGGCCCGGGCCCGACATCGGATACCATCATGA